Proteins from one Chthoniobacterales bacterium genomic window:
- a CDS encoding serine hydrolase domain-containing protein — protein MYSLQANIQELINQFVAEEKEKGIQVAVYVAGELVVNAWAGIANDKTRELVTADTLFPVFSTTKGLVATIINLLAERGQLSYDAPIADVWPEFSQNGKAEITVRDVLFHASGIPQMPAGIGYEELVQWERMCSEIARLEPLWKAGTRIEYHAMTFGWILGEVARRVDGRPFSQMVHDEICAPLGIETMFVGIPESLARSVARLEADDTTPVSSIPTLYQAVPDWIGPLHAMMNRKEVQQACIPASNGILNALSIARHYAALLPGGVDGVELLSSERVKIATRPQRLQHPETEDYPKSWGMGYQLGFEGSIYGPDSSAFGHDGYGGSVGFADPSLQMAVGITRNCFRSEETQRILCSAIRCHLA, from the coding sequence ATGTATTCTCTTCAGGCCAATATCCAGGAGCTTATCAACCAGTTTGTTGCGGAGGAGAAAGAAAAGGGCATCCAGGTGGCAGTGTATGTGGCTGGTGAACTCGTAGTCAATGCATGGGCAGGGATAGCGAATGACAAAACTCGTGAGCTTGTCACAGCTGACACATTGTTTCCCGTCTTCTCGACAACCAAAGGGCTTGTTGCCACGATCATTAATCTTCTGGCTGAACGCGGTCAGCTCTCCTACGACGCTCCCATTGCAGATGTCTGGCCGGAATTTTCACAAAATGGTAAAGCCGAGATCACGGTTCGCGATGTCTTGTTCCATGCGTCCGGGATTCCCCAGATGCCCGCTGGCATTGGTTATGAAGAGTTGGTTCAGTGGGAGCGTATGTGTTCAGAGATCGCACGACTGGAACCGCTCTGGAAAGCTGGCACAAGAATCGAGTATCACGCGATGACATTTGGTTGGATACTTGGCGAAGTGGCGAGACGCGTGGACGGGAGACCATTCTCGCAAATGGTCCATGATGAGATCTGTGCTCCCCTGGGGATCGAGACTATGTTTGTTGGCATACCCGAAAGCCTCGCCCGCAGCGTCGCTCGTCTTGAGGCTGATGACACTACGCCTGTTAGTTCGATTCCTACACTTTACCAGGCAGTTCCTGATTGGATTGGCCCCTTGCACGCAATGATGAACCGAAAAGAAGTCCAGCAAGCATGCATACCGGCTTCAAATGGAATATTGAACGCCCTTTCGATAGCACGGCATTATGCTGCGTTACTTCCTGGCGGAGTCGATGGAGTCGAGCTTTTGTCCTCAGAACGAGTGAAGATAGCCACGAGGCCGCAGCGCCTTCAACATCCTGAGACAGAAGATTACCCGAAAAGTTGGGGAATGGGTTATCAACTGGGCTTTGAGGGGTCCATTTATGGTCCAGATTCCTCAGCTTTTGGGCACGATGGCTACGGAGGTTCGGTGGGATTCGCGGATCCATCGTTACAGATGGCAGTGGGAATCACGAGAAACTGTTTCCGAAGCGAAGAAACCCAACGCATTCTCTGCTCCGCTATAAGATGCCACCTTGCATAG